One Uranotaenia lowii strain MFRU-FL unplaced genomic scaffold, ASM2978415v1 HiC_scaffold_114, whole genome shotgun sequence DNA window includes the following coding sequences:
- the LOC129759146 gene encoding calcium and integrin-binding family member 2-like has product MGNKVVTFTDEQLEDYQDCTFFTRKDILRVYKRFRSMNPDLVPKVMIEGQASTLKVSRECIERMPELVENPFKRRMCEAFSRDGDGDLTFEEFLDLLSVFSEMAPRDIKVFYAFKIYDFDKDGFIGHADLLNVIIALTRNELTIEEHQQIAEKVIEEADVDGDGKLSYLEFEHVITRAPDFISTFHIRI; this is encoded by the exons ATGGGCAACAAAGTGGTCACGTTTACCGATGAGCAGCTGGAGGATTATCAGGATTGCACCTTCTTCACCCGGAAGGACATTCTGCGGGTGTACAAGCGGTTTCGGAGCATGAACCCGGATTTGGTGCCGAAGGTGATGATCGAGGGTCAGGCCAGCACCCTGAAGGTTTCCCGGGAGTGCATCGAACGGATGCCGGAACTGGTGGAAAATCCCTTCAAGCGCCGGATGTGCGAAGCATTTTCCCGGGACGGCGATGGGGATTTGACGTTCGAGGAATTTTTGGACCTGCTGTCGGTGTTCAGCGAGATGGCCCCAAGGGATATTAAAGTGTTCTATGCCTTTAAAATATATG attttgacaAGGACGGCTTTATCGGGCATGCCGATTTGCTCAACGTCATCATCGCCTTAACACGAAACGAACTAACCATCGAAGAACATCAACAGATTGCCGAGAAGGTTATCGAAGAGGCGGATGTCGATGGAGACGGGAAACTGTCCTATCTGGAGTTCGAGCACGTGATTACGCGGGCACCGGACTTTATATCGACTTTTCACATTCGAATTTAG